The window ACGCCCCTGCGAGCTGACACGCAGCTTTCTCGACACCGCGTCGGAAACTCGGCGCTCTCGATCCGTCCGCGCACGACCTCGCATCTTCGAGTGGCACCCCGCGCGCAGGCCATCGGCAACTTCGCGCGGCGCGCTTGCCGCTGCGCGCGAGACGCGCGCTCGATGCGCTGCGGCTTTGCGCCGCGAGTGTTTGCAGATGAAGTTGCGCATCGCCGAGCGTTGACACTCGAAAACCGCATTCGTAGATTCGCCATTCACCGAAAGTCACGAAAAAACGGGCACTTGGGCGAGCCTTCGCACTTCGAAGCGGAGCCCGGGCAAGCTCGTCGAAGGGACGCAGCGAGGCGCCGCGAGTGATTAGGGCGAGCGGCGCCTGCCGCGGAGTGCGGGACGCGATGACGAGGCGGAGCATCGACACCCAGAGGAGCGACGAGGCGCGACGCGAGCGTCGCGCGGCACATGCCTTGCACAACGCTGTGCCTACCGCCCGCGTCGTGCGCGCGGCCCTCGAAGTGGAGAGTTCGCGATGAGCGAGTTCGACGAATCTGGACGCAGCAGCCGTGGATTCTTGCGCCGCTTCGGCCCCGGGCGCGATGGCGAGGCCGAGGGAGAGCGCGAGCGGGAGCGCACGATGGCGCGCTCGCTCCAGGAGGAGGCCGAGGATCTGCGCGAGGCGCTGCGCTTCTTCGGCGGCGATTCCGCCGAGTTCCGCCGCCGCCTCGATCGCATCCTCGCGGAGTACGAGGCGCAGCGCCGGCGCGCGACGTTGCTGCGCGATCAGCTCGGCGACGCCGAGCGCCAGAACGAGAAGCTCGTCGCGACGCTGCAAGAGGCGAAGCAGCAGATCGAGCTGCTGAAGGAAGAAGTCGACAAGCTGTGCGCGCCGCCGAACGGCTACGGCGTGTTCATCCGCAGCAACAAGGACAGCACGGCGGAGATCATCGTCGACGGCAAGGCGATGCGCGTGAACGTGCATCCGAACGTCGACACCACGACGTTCGAGGAGGGTCAGCTCGTCGTCCTCAACGAGGCGTTCAACGTGGTCGAGGGCTCGGGCTTCACGCAGCGCGGCGAGATCGTCTCGATCTCCGAGATTCTCGGCGACGGCCGCGCGGTGGTGCTCGGGCACACCGACGACGAGCGCGTCGTGACGCTCGCTTCGCCGCTGCGCCGCGAGCGCCTCAAGGTCGGCGACAACCTGCTCGTCGACACGCGCACGCAGTACGCGTTCGAGAAGATGCCGAAGAGCGCGGTGGAAGAAGTCGCGCTCGAGGAAGTTCCGGACGTCACCTACGACCAGATCGGCGGCCTCGGCGAGCAGGTGCAGATCCTGCGCGACGCGATCGAGCTGCCGTATCTGCACCCCGACGTGTTCGCGGAGCACAAGCTCCATCCGCCGAAGGGCATCCTGCTCTACGGGCCGCCCGGCTGCGGCAAGACGCTGATCGCGAAGGCCGTCGCGAACTCGCTCGCGAAGCGCATCGAAGAGCGCAGCGGCCGCCAGACGCCCGCGTACTTCCTCAACGTGAAGGGCCCAGAGCTCCTCAACAAGTACGTCGGCGAGACCGAGCACAAGATCCGCGAAGTCTTCAAGCGCGCGCGCGAGAAGGCGAGCGAAGACGTGCCGGTGGTGATCTTCTTCGACGAGATGGACTCGCTGTTCCGCATGCGCGGATCGGGCATCTCCTCGGACATGGAGGCCACCGTCGTCGCGCAGTTCCTGAGCGAGATCGACGGCGTCGAGTCGCTGAAGAACGTGATCGTGATCGGCGCGAGCAACCGGCAGGACCTGATCGATCCCGCGGTGCTGCGCCCGGGCCGCCTCGACCTCAAGGTGAAGGTGAGCCGCCCGGACAAGCAGGCCGCGTTCGAGATCTTCACGAAGTACTTCACGCCGGATCTGCCCATGCACGCGTCGATGACGTCGCGCTACGGCAGCGACCTCACGAGGGCCTGCGAGCAGATGCTGCGCGAGACGATCGAGAAGATGTACTCGACGGGCGACGACAACAAGTTCCTCGAGGTCACGTACGCGAAGGGCGAGCGCGAGATCTTCTACTTCAAGGACTTCTCGAGCGGCGCGATGATCGAGAACATCGTGGCGCGCGCGAAGAAGATGGCGGTGAAGCGGTTGATCGACGCGGGCGAGCGCGGCATCAAGATCGACGACCTGCACACGGCGGTGCGGGACGAGTTCAAGGAGAACGAGGATCTGCCCAACACCACCAATCCTGACGACTGGGCGCGCATCTCCGGCCGCAAGGGCGAGCGCATCATCAACGTGCGCACGCTCATCACGGGAATCAGCCGGAAGGAACGCTCCATCGAGAACGTCGACTCCGGTCAGTACCTGTAAGCGGCGGGCGGCTCGTGCCCGTCACCCGGAGTTCGTGGAGCGCCGATGGCGATACCGAAGGTGATGGGCACCGAGATCGAGTTCGGAATTGCGGTCCAGAACGACCGCGATTTCGACCCGATCTCGAGCTGCGTGCTGCTGGTGAACGCGTACCGCGAAGATCGCCTCGCGGGCATCCTGTGGGACTACGACCAGGAGAATCCCCTCGCCGACGCGCGCGGCTTCCAGGTCGACGGCGAGAAGTACACGCCGAACCAGCAAGAGAACATCGCGCGCAACAAGACGCTCGAGAACGGCGCGCGTTACTACGTCGACCACGCGCACCCCGAGTACTCGTGCCCGGAAGTGACGAACCCGCGCGAGCTCGTGATTCACGAGAAGGCCGGCGAGCGCGTGATCGAAATCTCGCGCCGCGAGGCGACGCAGCTGCTTCCCGCCGGAACGCAGCTGCTCGTGCACAAGAACAACAGCGACCACAAGGGCAACAGCTACGGCTCGCACGAGAACTACTTGATGGACCGGCGCACGTCCTTCAAGCAGATCGTCGAGCACCTGATGCCGTTCTTCGTGACGCGCCAGGTCTACGCGGGCGCGGGCAAGGTGGGCAGCGAGAACCGCGCGCATCCGTGTCTGTATCAGCTCTCGCAGCGCTCGGACTTCTTCGAGACGGAAGTGGCGCTCGACACGATGGTGAAGCGCCCGATCATCAACACGCGCGACGAGCCGCACGCCGACCGCGAGAAGTATCGGCGGCTGCACGTGATCGTCGGCGACTCGAACATGAGCGAGTACACGATCTGGCTGCGCCAAGGTGTTACGGCGATCGTGCTCTCGATGATCGAGGACGGCGCGATCGACCGCGACCTCACGCTGCGCGATCCGGTTCGCGCGATCAAAGAGGTGTCGCACGACATCTCGCTGAAGCGAACGATCGAGCTCAACTCGGGCAAGAAGCTCAGCGCGGTGCAGCATCAGCGCGAGTTCTACGCGCTCGCGAAGAAGTATCAGGCTGCGCGCGAGCTGCCGGCTTGGGCGCCCGAGATCATGGATGCGTGGCTCGACGTGCTCGACGCGCTCGAGCGCGATCCGCGCGAGCTCGCCGATCGCCTCGACTGGGTGGCGAAGCAGGCGATGATCGAGGCGTTCCTGGAGCGCAAGGGGCTCGATTGGGAATCGCCGCAGGCGCAGATGCTCGACCTGCAGTTCCACGACGTGCGGCCCGAGAAGGGCCTCGCGTATCTGCTCGAGCGGCAAGGCAAGCTGCGCAGGCTCGTCAGCGACGACGAGATCGTGCGCGCGATCACCGAGCCGCCCGAGGACACGCGCGCGTACTTCCGGGGTCAGTGCCTCAAGCGCTACGGTGAAGCGGTGTTCGGCGTGAACTGGGATTCGATCTCGTTCGGCATCGGCGACGAGCCGATCAAGCGAGTGATGATGGCGGAACCGCTCAAAGGCTCGATGAAGCACGTCGAAGAGTTGCTCGACCGCTCGCCGACGGCGGCCGAGCTCGTGCGCAACCTGCGCACCTGACCTCCGAGGAGAACACCATGATTCGCCGAAAGCACTCTCTCGCGAACGACGCGGACCTCGCGGGCTTCGGCGTCGCGCACGCCGCCGAGCAGCAGCAGAAGCAAAAGCAGGGCGGCGGCGAGGGTGAGGGCGGCGCACCGTCCGGCGAAGGCGGCAAGAAGCTCGCCAAGAAGGGCGAGGCGCTGAAGGAAGAGATGGACTCGCTGATGGACGAGATCGACAACGTGCTCGAAGAGAACGCCGAGGAGTTCGTGAAGAACTACGTCCAGCGAGGCGGCGAGTAGGTAGGCCGGAACGCCGCGAGCGGCCGCGGGGGGCGAGCCGAGCGCGGTGTTCGAACACGCTGGAGGGGGCGTGCAGTTCTGGGATGGCTACAAGGGCTCGAGCTTCCTCGAGCTTCTCGCGACGGATCATCCGCAGCTGCGGCCTGATCTCGGCGGCTTGATCTCGCAGATCGGCGCTGCGCCGAACGTTCCGCACGGCACGACCTGCCTCGGTCTTCGCTACGGCGACGGCGCGCTCGTCGCGGCCGATCGGCTTGCGACGATGGGTTATCAGGTCGCGAGCCGCGAGATCGAGAAGCTCTGGGTCACGGACAACACCTCCGTGATGGCGATCGCCGGCGCCGCGGGCCCCGCGATCGAGATGGCGCGCCTGATCGCCGTGCAATTCGAGCACCGCGAGAAGATCGAGGGCGAGCCGCTCGAGCTCGAGGGCAAAGCCAACACGCTCTCGCAGCTGATCCGGCAGAACCTGCCCGCCGCGATGCAAGGCCTCGCCGTGGTGCCGCTGTTCGCGGGCTACGACGCGCGTCGTCGCACGGGCCGCGTCTGGAAGTACGAGATCACCGGCGGACGCTACGAAGAGCGCGAGTACGAGTGCGTCGGCTCGGGCTCGATCTTCGCGCGCGAGTCGCTGAAGAAGAGCTTCCGCGCCGAGTCCTCGCGCGCCGACGCCGTGCTGATGGCGATCGAGGCGCTGAAGGACGCCGCGGACGAAGACCGCGCGACCGGCGGAGTCGACCTCGAGCGCGGCATCTTCCCGCGCGTGAAGACCTGCACCGCGCGCGGCGTCGAGGACGTCTCCGACGACGAGATCGCGCAGGCCTACCAGCAAGTGCTCGAACGCCGCCGCCGCCCGCGCGGTTGAGGCGTCGAGCCGACGCAACTCCAACATCGCCCGTAACAAGAGGACCACGCCCCGCCCGAACGCGGCTCGAGAAGCCGCAAGCCGACCGAGCGAGCCCGCTCGCTCCGTCGGCGCGCAGCGAGGCGAAGCCGAGCGGAGAATCGTAAGAGATGGCGTTTCCGTTCTACGTGAACCCGGAGCAGATGACCGCCGAGAAGGCGGAGTACGCGCGCAAAGGCATCGCGCGCGGGCGATCGATCGTGACGCTCGAGTTCGGCGGCGGCGTGCTGATGGTCGGCGAGAATCCGCTCAAGCTGCAGAAGGTCGGCGAGATCTACGACCGCATCGCATTCGCCGGCGTCGGCAAGTTCAGCGAGTTCGATCGGCTGCGGAAAATGGGCATCCAGTGGGCCGACGTGGAGGGCTTCCGCTTCAGCCGCGACGACGTGCGCGGCAAGGCACTCGCGAACCTCTACTCGCAGGTGCTCGGCGAAGAGTTCACGCGTTCGATCAAGCCGTTCGAAGTGGAGATCGTGGTCGCGGAGGTCGGCGACGAGAATCTCGCGGGCCACGAGAAGAACGCGCTCTACAAGATCGGCTTCGACGGCACGATCCAGGACCAAGAAGGCTTCATCGTGATCGGCGGCAGCGTCGACAACCTCCAGAGCCACATGAACACGCACTTCCGCGCGGGCCTCTCGCTCGGCGCCGCGTTGAAGCTCGGCCGCGACGCGCTGCAGCGCGCAGAGAACGGAAACCCCGACCTCGGCGCGCGGCACCTCGAAGTCGCGCTGCTCGATCGCGCGCGCACCGGCCGCAAGTTCCGCCGCCTCGCGCAGAACGAAATCTCCCAGCTCCTGTCCTGACGGCGCGCGCCCGCAGCGCAGCGGCAACTTCGCTGCGATGCTGTGCAAGTCGCCCGCGCGACGTGCCGATGAGCGATGGGTACATTCGCCAAACCGGGGCGAGGGTCTGTGCAAAAGCGCATCTACGGCGTCGAGACCGAGTACGGAATCATCTTCACGCCCGAGGGGCGGAAGACGCTGCCCGTCGAGAAGGCGATCCGCTTCCTGTTCGAGAAGCTGATCACCACCGAGCACTTCCTCAACGTCTTCCTCGAGAACGGCGCGCGCTTCTACCAGGACACTGGCTGCCACCCCGAATACGCGACGCCCGAGTGCGCGTCGCCGCGCCAGCTGATCGTGTAC of the Deltaproteobacteria bacterium genome contains:
- the prcB gene encoding proteasome subunit beta produces the protein MQFWDGYKGSSFLELLATDHPQLRPDLGGLISQIGAAPNVPHGTTCLGLRYGDGALVAADRLATMGYQVASREIEKLWVTDNTSVMAIAGAAGPAIEMARLIAVQFEHREKIEGEPLELEGKANTLSQLIRQNLPAAMQGLAVVPLFAGYDARRRTGRVWKYEITGGRYEEREYECVGSGSIFARESLKKSFRAESSRADAVLMAIEALKDAADEDRATGGVDLERGIFPRVKTCTARGVEDVSDDEIAQAYQQVLERRRRPRG
- a CDS encoding ubiquitin-like protein Pup, giving the protein MIRRKHSLANDADLAGFGVAHAAEQQQKQKQGGGEGEGGAPSGEGGKKLAKKGEALKEEMDSLMDEIDNVLEENAEEFVKNYVQRGGE
- the arc gene encoding proteasome ATPase; translated protein: MARSLQEEAEDLREALRFFGGDSAEFRRRLDRILAEYEAQRRRATLLRDQLGDAERQNEKLVATLQEAKQQIELLKEEVDKLCAPPNGYGVFIRSNKDSTAEIIVDGKAMRVNVHPNVDTTTFEEGQLVVLNEAFNVVEGSGFTQRGEIVSISEILGDGRAVVLGHTDDERVVTLASPLRRERLKVGDNLLVDTRTQYAFEKMPKSAVEEVALEEVPDVTYDQIGGLGEQVQILRDAIELPYLHPDVFAEHKLHPPKGILLYGPPGCGKTLIAKAVANSLAKRIEERSGRQTPAYFLNVKGPELLNKYVGETEHKIREVFKRAREKASEDVPVVIFFDEMDSLFRMRGSGISSDMEATVVAQFLSEIDGVESLKNVIVIGASNRQDLIDPAVLRPGRLDLKVKVSRPDKQAAFEIFTKYFTPDLPMHASMTSRYGSDLTRACEQMLRETIEKMYSTGDDNKFLEVTYAKGEREIFYFKDFSSGAMIENIVARAKKMAVKRLIDAGERGIKIDDLHTAVRDEFKENEDLPNTTNPDDWARISGRKGERIINVRTLITGISRKERSIENVDSGQYL
- a CDS encoding proteasome accessory factor PafA2 translates to MGTEIEFGIAVQNDRDFDPISSCVLLVNAYREDRLAGILWDYDQENPLADARGFQVDGEKYTPNQQENIARNKTLENGARYYVDHAHPEYSCPEVTNPRELVIHEKAGERVIEISRREATQLLPAGTQLLVHKNNSDHKGNSYGSHENYLMDRRTSFKQIVEHLMPFFVTRQVYAGAGKVGSENRAHPCLYQLSQRSDFFETEVALDTMVKRPIINTRDEPHADREKYRRLHVIVGDSNMSEYTIWLRQGVTAIVLSMIEDGAIDRDLTLRDPVRAIKEVSHDISLKRTIELNSGKKLSAVQHQREFYALAKKYQAARELPAWAPEIMDAWLDVLDALERDPRELADRLDWVAKQAMIEAFLERKGLDWESPQAQMLDLQFHDVRPEKGLAYLLERQGKLRRLVSDDEIVRAITEPPEDTRAYFRGQCLKRYGEAVFGVNWDSISFGIGDEPIKRVMMAEPLKGSMKHVEELLDRSPTAAELVRNLRT
- the prcA gene encoding proteasome subunit alpha codes for the protein MAFPFYVNPEQMTAEKAEYARKGIARGRSIVTLEFGGGVLMVGENPLKLQKVGEIYDRIAFAGVGKFSEFDRLRKMGIQWADVEGFRFSRDDVRGKALANLYSQVLGEEFTRSIKPFEVEIVVAEVGDENLAGHEKNALYKIGFDGTIQDQEGFIVIGGSVDNLQSHMNTHFRAGLSLGAALKLGRDALQRAENGNPDLGARHLEVALLDRARTGRKFRRLAQNEISQLLS